DNA from Phragmites australis chromosome 16, lpPhrAust1.1, whole genome shotgun sequence:
ATTAATTTATTTACAAGATTGTAGAATTATGCATGGAACATATTTCCCATGGATGGATGGTCCCTCACCTTTTTCCCATCCACTTAAATTAAgcaacaaccccccccccccccacacacacacacacaaaaacatcaaagctaaaaaaaatcaaattatttcATTCTATATATACTCTCTCTTTGAGGAATTGAGCATAATTAGTTTCCAGGCCAGGGCCAGGCTGTTCAAGACCTGGCCCAACCCGAAATAAGTCCCGATATAATCGGGCTTTTGCAGACAACAAAGTTAATCAAACATCAGAAGCAGATGATATATATCTActctcacacacacaaaaacataaaagtatatatatatatatatatgaggaaTTGAGCACAATTAGTTTCCGGGCCAGGGTCAGGCTGTTTGAGACCCGGCCCAGCCCGAAATAAGTCCTGATATAATCGAGCTTTTGCACACAACAAAGATAATCAAACTAGTAACCAAATTGAGCATGCAGTGCACAGCAGAGTGCCTTGATGGATGACTTGAACAAattaagaggaaaaaaaaactcagacaTCGACGACGCATGCGGCCGCGCGCTGGAACTTGAAGTACCCGAGCCCCCCGCCGGTGTTGGAGCCGTAGCTCCCCTGTCCATCGTTGACGGTGAGCAGCGCGGGGCACCTGACCCGGAGGTGGTAGTGGCTGGTGATGAACGCCCCCGCCTTCCACCGTATCCACCCGTCCACCCGGATGGTGACGAGCAGGTACCCCGCCGTCTCGTCCTGCGTGAGCGCCTCGGCGAGGTAGGGCGGGAGCGGGACGTTGGCGGCGGAGAGGAATGGCGACCAGACGGAGGCGTCGAGGTGGCCCTGGTAGGCGGGGGGGAGCGCCGTGGGGACGGTGATCTGCAGGCCCCGGTACTCGGCGAAGGCGTCGAGGCGGTCATAGTAGATGCCCACCCTGTCGTTGGGGTTGCGCGCCGCCAGCGTGGCCTGCATGGTGACGGTGAGGTAGGAGGAGGAGCTGACGTTGATGCAGACGATGGCCACGTCGTTGAGGTAGAAGCGCGGCTTGGTGGGGCGGAGGACGAGCCAGACGGTGAGCACGATGAGAtggacgatgaggatgatggcgACGACGGCAGCGCAGTACCGCCggtggaggcgctgctgctcGCAGTCCTTGTGCTGGTCGCAGTACTTGATCGACATCACTGCTACAAGTATTcagttcttcttcctcttcctcttcttgcagGGAAGATTGGCCGGGTTTGTGTTTGGGTGCAGTGTGAGGAGGACAGTGGTAGCTCACTCGAGAGGAGAAGAAACTCCAAACAAGGGCCGGGGTGCTGGCCGGTGTAGATAAGCTGTGCTAGCTAGGCCTTTCTTTATACATCCTAGTACGTAAATTGATAAACAAAAAGAAGATGAATaacaagttttgagaaaaatatcCTTGGCATGGAGAGTCCaattcaaaacaaaaataattagaTATCTCACTTATTAGGTTAGAGATTTTAATATCTAATTCGTTGAGTTAGAAAATACCCTATGAGTCTAGTGTATATAATAGAtcattaaaaacaaaaaaaattattcgaTATCTTATGTACCCTCCACCTATTAGTTAGATCTGCCTCTGTTTAGTGCTACCTACAGTTGCGTCAAGGAATGCAGTTGCGCCAATATTATAGAAGAAACTAGTGCTTTTGGCAAGCCACCGCTAAGaccaaaagcctaatctagtgTGCTTTGCAGCTTGAGTATCAGTCGACGGGCCTGGGATAAAGGTGACTCTTGGTAGCGTACAGATCCGAATATGTGTACGAACCGTACAGAGAAAAGGCAGTTGTAGATTGCAGACTAAGCTTATTTACACCCGCTTTCCATGCACTGATCGCAGCTGACATTTGCATCATGTTGCTGAAGATCCAAGTACTTGGTTGCTGAGAAAACAATCCCGTCAGGAACATATGGAGTACTGGTGAAGACTGAAGAC
Protein-coding regions in this window:
- the LOC133896392 gene encoding NDR1/HIN1-like protein 1, coding for MSIKYCDQHKDCEQQRLHRRYCAAVVAIILIVHLIVLTVWLVLRPTKPRFYLNDVAIVCINVSSSSYLTVTMQATLAARNPNDRVGIYYDRLDAFAEYRGLQITVPTALPPAYQGHLDASVWSPFLSAANVPLPPYLAEALTQDETAGYLLVTIRVDGWIRWKAGAFITSHYHLRVRCPALLTVNDGQGSYGSNTGGGLGYFKFQRAAACVVDV